The genomic stretch TCATAATCTTGAGTTCATAATTAAACTCTTTGCCGATATAATTAGTGCCCACGATCTGTACAACTCCAAACAAATCACCATTGTCGTCTATCTTGATGTGCATGAAGAATAATCCCATCTCCGCAACTCGAATAGCCAAGTCATactttacatttttataatactcCATTTCCCATACTTGCTGATACATGTTTTCAGAAGTGCAGTTAGACTTCAtagagaatatgaaaaaagttcaaattgAATGATTACTAATTCTTATGtctaatttaatatattatttctcAACATTACATAAGTATTTTAGAATTAAGaaaactagaaaaatattttccagatCTTGATTAAAAAGACCTATGACAATTGGTAATGCATATTCAAATCCGTAGCACATATTTTtgacttaaaatttcattgattttcaacATTCAAATTGTAAAACTATTGTGGCATCTCATTATCTAAATTAAGCAAAAATTGCAACTGGAACAAGTAAAACACACTGTTATCGGTTATCACctcatgaaatttatttttgtgataAAAACGAATGTGTGGAATCATTCGACCATGTGGCAATGTTTCTACACAGGTTCCGATGCGACATGGAAACTTTCCCTTGGGAGCTTCGGGAGGAGCTCGCTTGGTTATCTTGGATCCATTTTTTGCAATTACCACATTGGTTTCAGTTTGTGATCCTACACTGTTTCGACCTCTGTTGTTGAGGCTATGCATTGGATGTAGCAATGAAAGCTGCAAAATTAAGTAAACAAGTTTGAAGTCATTAGTTCGTTAATCGAttatgataaatttcattagaCTTCGAATAGTTCAGTTTTATATCAAGCGCAAGGTAGTACAGAAGTCAATTTTGATTTGGTTTGTGCATGACAGCAGCATTATAAATAGTATAATCAAATACCACTTATAGACCGTTACCTTTATGTCATCAAGTTTTATTGATAATTCTTCAGCAAGATAGCTTCTGGCATTTGAGAATCTAGATTTGCACAAAGGACATTCCGTTATTAAGTCTTTGCAGACGTTGCAAATATGATGTCCGCGTTCACATTGTTTAACTGGAGACTCGGGTCGTTCAAAACAAACAGGACATTGAAGTAGCTCCTCTAAATCTTCACACCACTGAAGAACAATAAACGTTACTGGTAATATGAGAATTTATAATGAAAACACGTATTTGTCTTACAATTTGTTCATACTTCTGTACATTTTTCACAACGTACAAGATATAGCTAGTATACGAGCGTTGCTACTATTATTTCATTGTGTCTAGTTGCACTACAGAGTGAACTTACATAGGGTATTCGACATGTGCCAAATGTTGGcatgtcacaaatttttcgacaaaaattgGAGTGTCCAAAGGAGTTTTCAGGTGAAGAGAACTTTTCGGATCATTCCTGAGGGTGAGACATTTGCCACGTAGTTCGTATCTCTGTGCTGTATTATCGTTTGGGATAGTGAAAGATACGATCATTTATCAAAACTCAAGAATAACTATCGACACTCTAATTTTTTGCTAATAATTCGAAACATTCATTTGGTATATCTGAAGTGACCCGTCAAGGTACACTCTGTACTGCGAATAGAcaattcgttattattttcaacgatgaACCCAAAGAATTATCTACTTTGTTGCGATTTATATTACCGTCCAAACGACGTGAATATCGCACTGTATCAAGTAAGTCTACATAGGTATGTAGCTATTTAATACGGCGTCATAACGTCACATCGTGAAGAAGTTTCAAAAATAGGCAACGGATTTTGAATTGGCTGGTAATGCTAGTATGACGTTTAAAGCCTAACCGATCataacaaatatataattGCAAACTTAGTACCTTTGCTCTCATTTCCTCAACCATGTTGACTCGGTACAAGGATACTAAATTAGAGATGGATGCCTTGATCCCATAAGTGCAATGTTAACGGTCGAGCTCAGTGGTGGGGGTAGATTGAATATTACGTTAGACCGTCGTGGATCCGATAGATGTGGTTTTTGACggtttttcatcatttttatcatgATGACTCCATTATAACTAAATTATTCAATGGATTACGTTAAAACAATGTTCTGTTATGATGTAAACTTTTGCTAGTGCCATATGTTTCGAGTAAATGTACTCGTGACAACAGTGATTCGAAGTTAACCGTACACATTTTCTAGTAGCAGCAGCGATGACCACCAGGGCTTTCGTAATTCGAATTACCTTGAAGGAGAAACAGCAAGCGACGCAATGgtcttatcattttttttcccggATATGTGAAAAGGATTAAATCTAATCTTTTGATGTGACCACGACGTGATCACGATGTGAGGTAACTGTGGACATGGTGTAAACTGTCAATGGTATGAAAGAACGgtttttcagtaatttttttattctataatatttatttctcaaatGCAGGTATGCAGAAGTAATATTAAATCATTATATACTAATCTTGAATACTATTGTCTAGACATAAATGTGTTATTGACTTACTTTTTACCACAAAAGTTTCGTACTGATTTGAGATTCGCCTACAACCTGGAAAATAATATGGTCCGACTCCAATTTCATTCATTAATGACGCTGTGATACATGcattttttactgaatttgACCAGAGGTAGATTTAGTAAGTTAAATACAGTATTTCCTCCGAATATGGCCCTTCTGAATAGAGCTACTTCTCGTAATCTTTGCTCGAGCGCTTTCGTCACTATATATTTCTGTTAATGAGTGTTTAGATATTTACATATGTAAAGAGACACGCACTCCTATTCAGAGGTAAAGCCAGCTGAGTCAAGTCATGGCTCGACATATTGGTAGGGGAAGTAACTTCTAAGAATCATATTCCCCTCACCGCCTTCGAGCGGCCTTATTTGGAAGTAATACTGTAAGTCAAAATTATATCTATTTCTTAAATTAATCTAGATATCGAGTTCTAGAAACGAGACCATTTTTTGGGGCATGCTTCCACGTCGTTTACAATATGACGATAACTTGTCCATAAATTCTGTGAATTTAAGCACACCGTTCCACCCCCTCGCTCCAATTGTGAACTCTgaaatgtgaataattttattaaaacgaAGTATCGTTTATCACGTATTGTAACggcagaaaaataaaaattatcacgaGGTGGCACTTTCCTCGTACAAGAtataaaaggaaaagaagTTCAGTGACAAGTGTGAGAACCTGAAAATATGAGTTTAGAATACTCACAGCTCTGTTAATGTCACCTATGCATACCCAATTGTGATTTTTGTTAGCACTATTAGATACAGCCCATTTTGAATGATCCTGTAATGATGTAAACATCACATTTGCCTCGGGAAAATTAATGGACTTGATGTTCATCACTCTGCAATAATCGACAACAATATTGTACTGCACGTTTGTAAGATAAATATGTTTATGAACTGTGCGTATCTAATAGGTATGTGCCAAAACTTACTTTGTACCACTACAATCTGATGGCAATATGCCAGGACCATGTACCCATGTCTCAGCCAAAAGATCTGCTCCAAGTTGCGGTGCAACAAATTCATCATACAGGTCTGCAATTacatataaaattaaaattgtgaAGATTAACTACACGGTACTGTTTTGTagcaatatatatatgtgtatatatatatatatataagtataaatatatatatataagtataaaaatccAAAGACAGTAAGTATTCAAGCTATTGAACGATTCAAGGAATGCCATTGAAAGCCTGGTTATTAGGTTTCATATTAATAATAAGAAGTTGTTCATGTCATAATTAGTAaatcgttttgttttgttgtAAAACCGAAGCAGAACCGGAGTAATTTTAATTGTTCTTTGATCATTCGCAGCCACTAATTGTATTTAGAATTAACATTTCCATCATACATTGCTAacaattttcgtcaaaaaagcATTGTCAAAGTAAAGCCTAATCTGCAATTCCTACGGAAAAGAAACATTGAAGCTGAGAATAAAACATTCTTTACCCTTTTCCCACTTGTCACTTTTGGCAAATGATATAAATTCAGTTCCACTCAAAGACTGAATTGATGTTTTATGGTTGTACGGAGCATTTTTGATGCGAATCCTGTTAGCTGCTTTTGTCAGAACCGGGTATTGCTGAGTAAGGTCTTCTGGCAAATTATTCTTGtatgtaataatttcattgtacATCAATTGCATGCCTATAAGATCAAACTGATCTTTATCTACAGAAATGCACAAGAAGCTTTGTCCATACAGTTGTCCAGTTTTAGGATAGCTGTAACCTGCATCTGAAAGTGATTTTACATCCACAGATCTTTCTTTGCGAGCTCTTAGTGGAGGCTCAGTGCCATGATCGGGTGCTGGAGGATATCGAGGCACACTGTGAATCAACCAGAAACCTTGGTGGGTGTCTGCTATCACTACACCTTTGGAATGCCCATACTTTACCGTAGCAGTCTTATTGGGCGCGTGGTCGTTATATAAAGTCCAAAGAATTGAGTTGTTCtaatgattataaaataaatgttaatttcaactttttcaaccCATTTTAAGGTATTTCTGCAATTTGCAGAGATCAAATGGCTTactaattctttttcatataATATGTTCTAAATTAATATTGCATATAATGTTGTGTATAATTTTGGCACCAATTTCAACATTCGTGAGggaacaatattttattagttataatgatattttaaatGATAATGCAAATACTTACTTGGTGATACAAAGGTTCTAAAGTTCGGCCGGGAATCGAGGATTCTAATCCGATCgattttttggataatttCCACCCATCGATTATCGTATTACTTGTCATGTAAACATATGCCAGACCTTTCCTTATTAAATCGTTGCTACTTTGCGATATTTTGGGAAGTTTGTACATAACAAACCTGAAATATTGTACACCATATGTGAAGCATAAGATTTATAAAACAAATCAACGTCATATAAAAGTTATACCCTTAAAAGTAAAAGTGTTCATTCTCCGAATAGAGatgtattttaattaatttgtaCTTGATCATTGATAGTTGAAATCTAGTTTTGGATAGGTCCTCAGCATCAGCTGAAAACCATGTTTTCCATTGAAATGCTGTTTTTTAAGCACCcgcaaatgaaaaaattgtcttAGTAATTTGATCGAAAtactagaaatttttatctataagagtttcatattttcaaagtgGGATATCCATGAAATTGCCGGTACCGCTCAAACGCATGGATTGATAGCGAATTCCACTCACAGGAAACGTGCGTACTAATAATGAGTCCATCTCATATCTTTCTTGTTAGTTTTCTTCTGTGTACATTGATTAAAAACTAGGAAATATGCGCTAAGTGAGCACGTTTTTTGCAAGTTGAATTACGTCACTTATATCCGCGTTACTTTACTTCGCTTAGGAGTTACCCGAAAACCGATTAAATATGCGGAAAGATAGAACAATTTTACACAGAAAACGCGTtgtgtcatttttttcacatgcaGTGCTGAAAAATAAGGCAAACTTTTCTAGAAATATTAATCAACGTGTTTCGCGTAAACGAAAAAGTAAAAGGGGAGGctgagaaatttcaaatttgaaaatattttcgatacTTGATCGTTTACTTATGACGAATTCGATTTACAGCCAAAGTGCGCACTAATTATGAGTGCGGTTTTCATTAGTTTTCTAGCCTTTTCAGTGCTTGAAAACCAGGAAATCTGCACTCGGTGCGCACTTTTATGACAATTGACACAATTACTCAATAAAATTAGCCCACCTTAAATCAGATTTAACCAGTCATACCGCTTTGTCTCTAAGATCTACAGCTGAACATTACTAacgaagttttaaaaaaaaatgttcgtacGCAAGTATATGGCGATGGAATATGATGCATATGCGTTAAACGCCGAGAGAAATAGATTATAGATCTTATGATACAAGTATGTATCATACAATTGGCTTCTGACTCCGAGAGTGAACAACGAATCAAGCACAAAGCAAACGAGATATGGCAAGTCACTTACCAGTCCACTGGCAGATTTCTTTCATCCTTACATTGCAACTGCGTGTTTACTCCGATTAAAAGTTTACTGACAATAAAAACGAAGAACACGACACACGTTCGCATCAACATATCGATGTCTAATGTTTCCGAAGAAACGATTTTGGTGCTATAATTACGGCAGTTATCCACTGGAACTGCCCGTTCGGTTACTGAAAGACACTGCCAACCACCGTTGTGTATTAACGCGTGGTCGTTAGAAGCTTATGTGCGACCCTGTCTGAAAAGTTACAGGAAATTGTGGTATATGTGAAAATGAGGACGACGATAGCGCGatctatgtataatacacgatCTGATATCATCCTAACTAATTAGGCATTATAAGCTAATTTTgagagtgaaaatattttgtttcgcGATGCGGTAATAATTACTAGGCGAAGACAAATGGATAAAGATGTGAAGAACAATAAGTAATTACAAAACGATCATATATGATGAAGGCTTGAAGGAACGCATACCCAATTATTCAAAGGTGCAAGCTTTACAAAATATGGGGACAACTTCGACAGTTTaccgaaatattttcaatacagAATGATTTTTGCATCGTGACATTTGAACCAGCAAAGCCGAGGGTAAAGCACATTCTATACGAGAATCGGAAATGAATTTGCGATGTTACAGCGTTTTATCTGCAATAAAAAGTTTGTgctttctcatttttattagACATTTatcattacttttttttttaactaaaatATATCTTAATGCTCAAAAACATCCGGTTACATACGACCTTTTGCctttagtttttcaaattgcttATTTGAATTATGTATCTATGTTGTTCtcaagtttgattattttaacaAGTTTAGTGTAGTAATAAGAAATTATACGACCTTTTgtcatcaaaatatttatgtttGCCGCTCACGACCTCATTCCATTAGACACATGagatatacatattataatatctcAAAACACTAGTCGCGTCACTCTAGTCGATAGGCCATCGTTTTAATCGCTAATGGTTGTATCTTTGAATTTATCGCTGATATTATGTCGGTCTCGTAACGTAGTCTGGTCTACGGTTAAATCGAATCCACTACGTGTAATGAAATGTACAGATATTTTTGACTCaactgtataataaaattaatgctGTCTCGATTAAATTACTgtacgaaataaaattcttcgaAGGACAGAGAGACAAACTTAATCGACGAACCGGTAACGTGACAAGGAAACGAGACGACTGGCAAGTGTCAGTACCAGTGTTAAATGAAGAATTACGACTTCAATCCATTCTCAAATGGCGTTGGCAACACAGGAATTTTCATTGCCTGGGTGCGGTAATTCCACTCTGAATAGCTCGAGATCGTTACTGcgtatatattttacagtttgaaaattcatataGCATCGAGTAAATCGAATAAACAGATATCAATTGTCAAACTAATCTATTATGTTATGGTTAGAGTAATTGCAATTCCCAAATCCATAGTTGGTTGAACCTAAGGCTATGGATATATACACACAAGAACATTGCCATTGTTGCAAGTAACGACAAATTCTGCCTGAGGTACGCCATGGACGTTCAGATAGGCTTCTACGCGTTTGTCACGAAGTAATACTTTCGTGTTGTTTGTGCACCGAGCTGAAGCCGTCATTAGAAAAAGAGAGCAACATGTACATGTAATTGCATGAGGATCACCTCAAAGAATAAATCGCAACTATTATCTGTAAAGAAATTGGCCCACTTTCACAAGCCGAGTTTGATATccctgattttattttcaggcCGGTATTCTTCAATAGAATGTGTTGATGAATAACTAAGAAATAAAAGTCTCTTAAATTCTTCTTTCATTGCAGCTGAATCTCAGTAGAGCaggcgttgactgaagaatataaagacagttgccctaatgggctttggtgtgacaaACGAAAATTGTCGTGCGCTTGCGCTTCCTGAGATGTTCCAACCACAGTGGTTCCAACATACATGTCAGTGGTTCcaacggtagagttgagaacttattgcagaacatcagagtggtacttaccgacttgtcggcgatacgagaaattaataatgaaaataaatttgttccaaaattcgtaataaaacagtgatttaattaaattataggtacccgagagaagaatgtataaatagatcataaataataatagatcagatgtaataatgatgcagagaccaaaaagtatatatgtataatgtatatgcggtccatgtaaGATATTAATAAGTATGtatatgatccatttacgattaatatgtgatgcatactataaattttataattttccatgAGATAAACTAGATTACCTACAATAATACCGCTATAATATGgaaatagaagaattattcatttcgaaatgggattctattaGACAagcgctcgatgtattccataacattaatattcataattattccaacaacttttcatttgctctctcgatcttgaagtttcgtaggcatagaatcgaaacgctgatttagctagtcgcaagtgaagtatttccgttgggtagagaag from Neodiprion virginianus isolate iyNeoVirg1 chromosome 3, iyNeoVirg1.1, whole genome shotgun sequence encodes the following:
- the LOC124299624 gene encoding E3 ubiquitin-protein ligase sina-like, with product MVEEMRAKWCEDLEELLQCPVCFERPESPVKQCERGHHICNVCKDLITECPLCKSRFSNARSYLAEELSIKLDDIKLSLLHPMHSLNNRGRNSVGSQTETNVVIAKNGSKITKRAPPEAPKGKFPCRIGTCVETLPHGRMIPHIRFYHKNKFHESNCTSENMYQQVWEMEYYKNVKYDLAIRVAEMGLFFMHIKIDDNGDLFGVVQIVGTNYIGKEFNYELKIMSSKRISIFKDKVRSCVTSPMSLFENIDCLSINHKDMTRMIAGSDTFTCIMILTRLP
- the LOC124300953 gene encoding deoxyribonuclease-2-alpha isoform X2, whose amino-acid sequence is MLMRTCVVFFVFIVSKLLIGVNTQLQCKDERNLPVDWFVMYKLPKISQSSNDLIRKGLAYVYMTSNTIIDGWKLSKKSIGLESSIPGRTLEPLYHQNNSILWTLYNDHAPNKTATVKYGHSKGVVIADTHQGFWLIHSVPRYPPAPDHGTEPPLRARKERSVDVKSLSDAGYSYPKTGQLYGQSFLCISVDKDQFDLIGMQLMYNEIITYKNNLPEDLTQQYPVLTKAANRIRIKNAPYNHKTSIQSLSGTEFISFAKSDKWEKDLYDEFVAPQLGADLLAETWVHGPGILPSDCSGTKVMNIKSINFPEANVMFTSLQDHSKWAVSNSANKNHNWVCIGDINRASSQLERGGGTVCLNSQNLWTSYRHIVNDVEACPKKWL
- the LOC124300953 gene encoding deoxyribonuclease-2-alpha isoform X1; translated protein: MLMRTCVVFFVFIVSKLLIGVNTQLQCKDERNLPVDWFVMYKLPKISQSSNDLIRKGLAYVYMTSNTIIDGWKLSKKSIGLESSIPGRTLEPLYHQNNSILWTLYNDHAPNKTATVKYGHSKGVVIADTHQGFWLIHSVPRYPPAPDHGTEPPLRARKERSVDVKSLSDAGYSYPKTGQLYGQSFLCISVDKDQFDLIGMQLMYNEIITYKNNLPEDLTQQYPVLTKAANRIRIKNAPYNHKTSIQSLSGTEFISFAKSDKWEKDLYDEFVAPQLGADLLAETWVHGPGILPSDCSGTKVMNIKSINFPEANVMFTSLQDHSKWAVSNSANKNHNWVCIGDINRASSQLERGGGTVCLNSQNLWTSYRHIVNDVEACPKKWSRF
- the LOC124300953 gene encoding deoxyribonuclease-2-alpha isoform X3, translating into MLMRTCVVFFVFIVSKLLIGVNTQLQCKDERNLPVDWFVMYKLPKISQSSNDLIRKGLAYVYMTSNTIIDGWKLSKKSIGLESSIPGRTLEPLYHQNNSILWTLYNDHAPNKTATVKYGHSKGVVIADTHQGFWLIHSVPRYPPAPDHGTEPPLRARKERSVDVKSLSDAGYSYPKTGQLYGQSFLCISVDKDQFDLIGMQLMYNEIITYKNNLPEDLTQQYPVLTKAANRIRIKNAPYNHKTSIQSLSGTEFISFAKSDKWEKDLYDEFVAPQLGADLLAETWVHGPGILPSDCSGTNTILLSIIAE